GCTGTCCTGCCCGTAGGCCGCAGCGTTCTGCGGGGCGCTGTGCAGCGTCACGATCGCGACGGATGCCGCGCTCTCCGCGCGGACGCGCGCGACATCGGCCGCCACGCGGCGCAGATCGGTGAGAGCCTTCGCGCGACCGGTCTCGTCAGGGGAGGCGATGCCGTAGGAGGCGTCTGCGGCGCAGCTCTTCATGACCCACGGAATCGCCGTCAGCGCGAGCTGCGCGCCGGCGGGGACGTGGGCAAGGAACCACGCCTCGTCGTGCGGATGCAGCCCGTCGACCCAGGGAACCTCAAGACCGGTGACGCCCGGCAGTGCGAACAGCGCGGGAAGCAGTTCGGCTTCCAGAGTCGGATCCCACTGCGCGTGTGCCGGAGAGAGTGGGTACGAGCTCAGGAGGATGGGCGTACTCATTCGTTCGCTTCCTTGGCGATGGCGGCGACGAACCACGAGGTGATCGTCGACGGGTGGGTGATCGCTGTGCCCACGCATACCGAATCGGCGCCGGCCGCGAGCGCTGCCGCCGCCTGTGCCGGGCTGTGCACACGGCCCTCCGCGACGATCGGGCGCGAGCAGTGCTCCGCGAACTGGGCGATCAGCTCAAGGTCAGGGCCCTCGGTCTTCGGGCGCTCGCCGGTGTAGCCCGAGAGCGTCGTGCCGAGGATGTCGGCTCCCGCTGCTTCGGCGGCGATCGCGTCGTCGAGCGAACCGCAGTCGGCCATGATGAGCACATCGCTGTGCGCGCGGATCTGCGCGATCGTCTCGGTGAGCGTCAGTCCGTCGGGACGCGGGCGACGGGTGCCGTCGATCGCCACGATGTCGGCGCCGGCGTCGGCGACGGCGCGGGCGTGCTCCGCCGTCGGAGTGATGAACACCTCGTCGTCACCGTCCTTCCAGAGTCCGATGATCGGCACAGGGAGTTCGGACACGGCGCGGATGTCGGCGATGCCCTGCACGCGGATCGCGGCGGCACCGCCCACGATCGCAGCCTGGGCGACCTGTGCCATGGTGCGCGGGTCGCGCATCGCTTCGCCGGGGTAGGCCTGGCAGGACACAGTGAGGCCGCCGCGCAGGCGGTCGACGATCTCGGCGGGGGTGAATCTCATGGGGTGACCTCTCCGGCGTCGACAGCATCCCAGGCGGATGCGGCCGCGCCGCGCAGCGGTGCGTCGTTGCCGAGAGCACCGGGAAGAAGGGGGATTGTCTGCAGGGCGTCGATGACCTCGGCGCGGAAGGCCTGCTCCATCGGCTGCCACCAGGCGTCGCCGATGTGCGGCACGCCGCCGGTGATCACGATGCGCTCGGGATCGAGCAGCGTGGCTGCTCCTGCCAGCGCGCGGCCGACGGCGGCGGCGGATTCCCGCATCGCGCGGAGGGAGAGGGCATCACCGGATGCCGCAGCGGCGGCGATCCCGCGGGCATCGCGGATCTCAGGAGACCCGCCGATGGCGAGGTAGTGCGCGTGCATGCCGATGCCGGAGCCGATGGCCTCCAGGTGGCCCAGGCGACCGCAGGGACAGCGCAGATGCTCGGCACCGGGAGTGGGGACGTGCGCGATCTCGCCAGCGACGTGGTGCGCACCGCGCACGGCTCGCCCGTCGAGGATGAGTCCGGAGCCGACGCCCGTGCCGACGGCGACGATGAGGGCGCTGCGCGCGCCCGATGCAGCGCCGTGACGGAACTCTCCGGCGGCATGTGCGTCGACGTCGTTCTGCACGGCGACGGGGGAGTCGCCATTCAGATGGACCGAGAGCCCCGCGCGTACGAGATCGGCCAGGGGCGTGCCTGGCCAGTCGGTGAAGGTGTCGGTCGAAGAGACGATGCGGCCGTGTGCCGCATCCACGACGCCTGCCGTGCCGATGCCGACGGCACGCAGGCGCGCGCCGTCGGCATCAGCGAGGAGCTGTTCGGCGAGGGAGATCACCGTCGCCACGACCGCCGCCGGCCCCTGCAGCGCAGGGGTCGGGGCGGTCATGGTGAACAGCGGAACATCGTCGCGGCCAGCGAGCGCGGCAGCGGTCTTCGTGCCGCCGATATCGACAGCCAGGACGACGTCAGTCATCAGGCGCTGACGCCCGCAGGAAGCAGCTCGTGTGCGGCGAGGATGCCGCGGATCTTCTCCACAGCGTTCGCGTCGAGCGACTGCACGCCGGCAGCCATCGTCGCGTGGTCGATGATGCCGCGTGCGTGCATCGCCGCCTTGAACGCGCCGACACCCGTGGCGTCGCCTGAGAGGCCCTTGGGCTGGAACACGATGTCGAAGATGCTGTTGATGCGCTCCTGCTCGGTGCGCGCAGCATCCCAGTCGCCGCGCTCTGCGGCATCCCACAGACGCACGTAGCCTTCGGCCTCGACGTTCGCGAGACCGGGAACCACGCCGTCGGCGCCCGCGAGCGCCATCGCGTCGACCACCATCTCGTGGCCGGTCAGCAGCTGCAGCGGGTGTCCGGCGGCGTTGTTGGCGGCGAGGAGGCGGCGGAAGCCCACGTCGTCACCCGAGGAGTCCTTCACACCGTGAATCGTACCGTCGAGTGCGAGCTCCATGAGCAGGTCGAGGCTCAGCTTGGAGTGCACGCGCACCGGGATGTCGTAGGCCCAGAGCGGCGCATCGATCGCGGCGGCGATGGTGCGGAAATGCGCAGCGTGCTCGGCCACGGAGTTCAGCGTGTAGAGCGGCGTCGTGGTGACGACTGCGTCTGCGCCTGCGGCGACGAGCTGGCGTGCGAGCGCAGCCGTGCGTGCCGAGGTGAGGTCGATCGCACCGGCGATGATCGGCGCGCGGCCGGCGGCTGCGCTCTTGATCGTGGCGAGGATCTCCAGACGCTGTGCGTCGGTGAAGTACGCGGTCTCACCCGTCGAGCCCAGCGCGAACAGGCCCTTCACTCCCGCGGTGATGAGGTAGTCGACCAGGCGCTCCAGCGATGCGTGGTCGATCTCGCCGCTGGGGAGCAGGGGAGTGGCGACGGGAGGGACAACCCCGGTGAAGACGGGGGCAGAGGTGGCAGTCATTTTCTTTCCTGTGTGATCTCTAGAGCGAAGTGTGAGGTTCAAGCAGCGAGGGCGCGGCGCCCAGCAGGGTGCGCGTGTACTCGTCGGAGGGGTTGTCGAAGACCTGGGCTGCGTCGCCGAACTCGACGACGCGACCCTTGTTCATGACGGCGATCTCATCCGACAGGTAGCGCACCGTCTGGATGTCGTGCGAGATGAACACCATGCCGAGACCCAGCTGCTCCTTGAGGTCGGTGAGCAGGTTGAGGATCTGCGCACGCACCGACACATCGAGGGCGGAGGTGGGCTCATCGGCGATGATCACCTGCGGATCCAGCACCAGGGCGCGGGCGATCGCCACACGCTGGCGCTGACCGCCGGAGAGCTGACCGGGCAGCGCATCCAGAGCGGATGCCGGCAGCCCGACCATTCCGATGAGGTCGCGCACCTTGCGCTGGCGGCTCGCCGGTGTGCCGAGGTGGTGCACCTGCATCGGGTCGATGAGAGCATCGCGCACCGTCATGCGGGCATTGAGCGCCGTGGCGGGGTCCTGGAACACGACCGAGAGGATGCGCCCGAGACGCTTGCGCACCGACGGCGTGAAGGACCGCACGGATTCGCCGTCGAAGACGACCTCGCCGCTCGTGGGCTGCTCAAGGCCGATCAGGACCTTCGCCGACGTGGACTTACCCGAGCCGGACTCGCCCACGATGCCGAGCGTCTGTCCCCGCTTCACGGTGAGGGAGACACCGGCGAGCGCGTCGACGTAGTTGCGCTGGAACAGGGACGAGTTGCGCGTCTTGTAGCGGACGTGCACATCCTTCAGCTCGATGACTGCATCGCTCATCGTCCGGCCCCGATCGCTTCGACGGGCGCATCGTCGGGATGCGCGGAGTAATAGTGTTCAGTGCCCTCGATCTGGCGGCGCACCGGGGTGACACCGCGGTAGCGCGCGGGGTTCGAGGAGCGCGGCGCGAAGCGGTCACCCTCCGGGAAGTCCCGCGGCGACGGGACGACGCCGGTGACCTGGTGCAGGCGGTCAGAGCCTGCCTCGATCGACAGCACGGCGCCCAGCAGGCCCTGCGTGTACTCGTGGACGGGCTGGGTGAGCACCTCTCGGGTCGTGCCCTGCTCGACGACCTGCCCCGCGTACATCACGGTGATGCGGTGGGTCAGCTCGGCGACGAGTGCCAGGTCGTGCGAGACGAAGATCATCGCGAAGCCGAGCTCGCGCTGCAGACGCATGAGCAGTTCGACGACCTGCGCCTGCACTGTCACGTCGAGCGCTGTGGTGGGCTCGTCGGCGATGACCAGTCGCGGATTGCGGGTGAGCGCCATGGCGATCAGGACGCGCTGGCGCTGTCCGCCGGAGAGTTCGTGCGGGTACGACGCGAGCGTGCGCTTCGGGTCGAGGCCCACGAGCTCCAGCAGTTCCTCTGCGGTGCGGGTGCCGCCGCGCGAGGTGAGCTGCTTCATCTGCGAGCGGATGAGCATGGCCGGGTTCAGGGAGCTGAGTGCGTCCTGGTAGATCATCGCGATGTCGTGGCCGCGCAGCGCGTTGCGCTCGCTCGCCGACATCGTGAGCAGATCCTTGCCGTCGTAGAGGATGCGGCCGGTGACCTTGGCCTTCGGGTCCAGCAGGCCCATGATCGCGAGCGAGGTGATCGACTTTCCGCAGCCGGACTCGCCCACGAGCGACATGGTCTCGCCGGGGCGCACCGTGAAGCTGACATGGTCGACGACGTTCACATCGCCGTGACGCGGGAACGCGATCGACAGGTCCTGGACCTCGAGCAGCGGTGCGGCGTCACCCGTGT
The DNA window shown above is from Microbacterium keratanolyticum and carries:
- a CDS encoding N-acetylmannosamine-6-phosphate 2-epimerase gives rise to the protein MRFTPAEIVDRLRGGLTVSCQAYPGEAMRDPRTMAQVAQAAIVGGAAAIRVQGIADIRAVSELPVPIIGLWKDGDDEVFITPTAEHARAVADAGADIVAIDGTRRPRPDGLTLTETIAQIRAHSDVLIMADCGSLDDAIAAEAAGADILGTTLSGYTGERPKTEGPDLELIAQFAEHCSRPIVAEGRVHSPAQAAAALAAGADSVCVGTAITHPSTITSWFVAAIAKEANE
- a CDS encoding ROK family protein produces the protein MTDVVLAVDIGGTKTAAALAGRDDVPLFTMTAPTPALQGPAAVVATVISLAEQLLADADGARLRAVGIGTAGVVDAAHGRIVSSTDTFTDWPGTPLADLVRAGLSVHLNGDSPVAVQNDVDAHAAGEFRHGAASGARSALIVAVGTGVGSGLILDGRAVRGAHHVAGEIAHVPTPGAEHLRCPCGRLGHLEAIGSGIGMHAHYLAIGGSPEIRDARGIAAAAASGDALSLRAMRESAAAVGRALAGAATLLDPERIVITGGVPHIGDAWWQPMEQAFRAEVIDALQTIPLLPGALGNDAPLRGAAASAWDAVDAGEVTP
- a CDS encoding dihydrodipicolinate synthase family protein, with amino-acid sequence MTATSAPVFTGVVPPVATPLLPSGEIDHASLERLVDYLITAGVKGLFALGSTGETAYFTDAQRLEILATIKSAAAGRAPIIAGAIDLTSARTAALARQLVAAGADAVVTTTPLYTLNSVAEHAAHFRTIAAAIDAPLWAYDIPVRVHSKLSLDLLMELALDGTIHGVKDSSGDDVGFRRLLAANNAAGHPLQLLTGHEMVVDAMALAGADGVVPGLANVEAEGYVRLWDAAERGDWDAARTEQERINSIFDIVFQPKGLSGDATGVGAFKAAMHARGIIDHATMAAGVQSLDANAVEKIRGILAAHELLPAGVSA
- a CDS encoding ABC transporter ATP-binding protein, whose translation is MSDAVIELKDVHVRYKTRNSSLFQRNYVDALAGVSLTVKRGQTLGIVGESGSGKSTSAKVLIGLEQPTSGEVVFDGESVRSFTPSVRKRLGRILSVVFQDPATALNARMTVRDALIDPMQVHHLGTPASRQRKVRDLIGMVGLPASALDALPGQLSGGQRQRVAIARALVLDPQVIIADEPTSALDVSVRAQILNLLTDLKEQLGLGMVFISHDIQTVRYLSDEIAVMNKGRVVEFGDAAQVFDNPSDEYTRTLLGAAPSLLEPHTSL